The following nucleotide sequence is from Sparus aurata chromosome 22, fSpaAur1.1, whole genome shotgun sequence.
TGAAGATACTTGGCTTCATTCTTATGCAAGGACATGAGGCCGATCAGTATCATTGATGGCATGGGCTTCAAAGAGTTTAGTCAAGAATTGGAACCGAGGTACCGTATCCCGAAAAACCTATACAAGTAGTTATGTCTCGTTGTATTAGTTTCTCATCCTGTTATTGACATAATGCGCAAATATAGATATTCGAATGGTTCGAacctatgtgttttttttagagcgAATATTCAAACGTCATTTTGGAGCAATTTTGACAGCCCCATGGTCATGAGAGGGTGTACTTTGTTTGCAATCAGTTGTTTTCCTGTTATTCTATGTAATATTTTGCTCATAAGACAAATAGATTACTTATTTTTCTCAGTAAAAACATGAATTGTCTTTGTAATCATATGAAAAGTTATGGGTCAGAACTTCCTATGGTCACATTTTGTGAGGCCATAAACCAGAAAATGACAAGTAGTATTGTGTAACTTTCATTACGAAGTAAAATCAGACCAAAATGTCTACATCCATGTGCAGAAGTTGGCATTGCAAAATACAATGACAAGACAAAATGACTAGATAAGATCATTCCATCTCCATCCTTATAAAGAGACAGGTAACTCACGACTGCTCAGCAAAGACCTCCACATCACCTCTAGATCTCACTGTGCTCACTTCGCTGTCTCTGACACAATCAAGCTGTGGAAAGGTGAGAAATCAAATGTAATCctcattttactttattataCAAAAAGTCTTTCAGATGATATGTGATGAGCTTTGACGCTGACTAACAAAGGGAATGAGTGATTCAGGATGTGGCCactgtgatgtgtttttcaggATGAAGTGTGTGATGATCTTTCTGGTGTTGACGCTGGTCGTCCTCATGGCTGAACCCGGGGAGAGTCGTTCTCGATTCGGACGGTTCGTGAGTGGGGTGTACCGTGGTATCAAGGAGGGGGCTAGAGGTAAATCACAAGTGTTCATACATACTGAGTTGACTTTAACAGATAGACCTCAGATTTTCACAAGCAGCAGGCTACTGTAGTCTGTGATCAACAAATCACACTTGACTGTACTAACTTACTACATACAACTTCACTTAGTTCTGCGTTTAGCTTAAATCTTTTATTTAGTCCTGGTATCTCAGCTAACAAAAATACAGACAGCATCATTAATGTTCTAATTTCAAAGATGTTCAAATATGATGCTATGTAATATGATGtataatgtttatttatgtcATCATTATGTCATCCCTTTAGTttacagaagaggaggaagagagtaAGTATTACTGAGTAACTTCTGGTGACTTCGAccagacaaataaaacaaatctaaagactgtgtgaaatgtctcaaaatgATCAAACATAGTAAGCATCAGCATGAACCAGGTCCCCAGTTGACGTATTCAAATACCTTCTTTTGTCAAAACCTATTTAAATTCATGATGATATAACAGAGAGTAAAGAAGCAGACTGACACATTACAGTAGCTGGAATCagtacatttctgtcatttctactgaaaatgttttgtaaaagtCATTTAGATAtcattgaaaacatttatttaattattgcaATATTTCCGAATTATGATTCTGTTGATCGACCTCTGTTGATGACTTGACTAATCgttttcttctttcatttctgttttcccCTGTTCTCTAACTCGGTGTGCAAACAGTTTGGACAGGTTCCAAGATAAAGAGTTGGACGACAAATTGAAGCTATACTATCAGGACTGAGTCTGTTCTTGATTTTGAAGATATAGTTTGAGCTATATCTTTGTGCTTTGCAAAGCAAGAAATAATTGGTTAAGTAAACATGGAGGTTTTGAGATGTAGTGACTTCAGTCACTGCTGTAagtgatgttaaaaaatgtcaaattgctTGATAGTGAAAACTATCCTGCTGAATAAAGCTGCATTACAAAAGACAATCTCTGTTTTGTGGTGTGCTGGTCATatttacactactcacaataagttagggatattgtgagagactcagtggatttcatacatatggtgtttgtttcacttcagagagttttgggatagggaggcaattgtattggggtgatagacacacctaattttgtgttttccacgtaatggtctcactgtgtacagtgtgccttacatattggggccaataccaaaaaactaaaagacaacccttttcaatgtggcatcaatttcaacattgtgggtataaaaagctggtactgtcagtaagtcattccaagttcatcattcaaacagccatgaacacacgatgTCACTTAACAGACGAGCAGCGctacctggccatagcgcgccttcgggtcgctggcaggcagtcagatgttgctcctgaacttggtgtgtctcgaAGTGTCATCAGCCGACTTGCATcgagacacagaactactggcagagttcgtgacagacccaggagtggagccccacgagtgacagaccgcaacggtgaccagtacctaaggacctatgcactcagacatcgttatgcaactgccacacagctgcaggcccagttacgagatgtgaggggtactagggtttccagacaaaccattcgaaaccgacttcaccgctttggcttgaatgccagacgactgTTGCAGGTggctccactgacaccaagacaccgccgtgaacgtttgcagtgggcacaagaccatgtgacctggacaatgcagcagtggtctaccgtcctgttcactgatgagtgtcgggtcaccttgcacagaaatgatggtcgtcagcgttgctggagaagaaGGTGAgtgatacgccgaggtcaacatggtccccagggttccctttggtggaggaggtgcaacagtctgggcaggcatcaccagtcagcgcaaaacagatttggttattgtagatggctcagtcactgcacgttcttacctcagagacatcatagaacccatcatcatcccacaattccgccagcacacccccaactttctgttcatggatgataatgctccaccacatcgtgccagaattgtcacagctcgacttcaggaagtcggagtgcctcatatggtatggccagcaatgtcccctgacttgaaccccatagagcacgtctgggaccagctgaagcagagactggatgatcgtaccccacccccacgtgacctggcagaactgcgtgtagcatttgtggaggagtggaacgcattgcctcagaacaacatcatgaggctagtgaggagcatgagacgccgctgtcaagctgtcattgcggcaaatggtggaaacacccgctactgacattgtcaatttttgttatttggggctatccttgttattgtctaaatttttggggtaataaatatcaaactaatgaaaatggtgtttcttctcattcattattagtaatatcaaagggaacttttacttatttcattaaaattcagaccaaataggaaaagcactcatgtaaataacaatatccccaACTTATTGTGAATAgtgtatttctgtttctgaatgctcttatttcactgttaaaaaaagtGGGCCAACAGCCAAAAAACCAAAGACATTCAAGGTACTACAGTGTaaaatgagggaaaaaaaacagctgattccaacatttcagaagctggCACCATTGGGTGTGTCATTTCTGCTTGAAAATTAACAAaagataatgataaaaacagGTGATGAGTAACCAGAAAATCTTTGCTGCTTCACTACAGATGACCTTCTTTGAAAGGCCTTGTCCATCCACACAGGTGTCTTTATTTGTTGTGGGTGCTAAGACCGTTGGTCAGGTGTAAGTTGGAGAGAACTATGACAAGAGTTCTATGATGTGTCCAGAACTTTATGTAATAATAAACAAGATAACAGGGAAAGTCGTCCTACCCTAACAGAAGGATGAGAGAGGTGTCAGTCCATTTGTACACGTCCACACTGCCTTGCAAAAGAGATAATacatcattaaaacacatgCTGGGGCTTTAAAGTTGTGcactggtgtgtttttgtgttgtgtggcaggctgctgttgtctgtctgttcgtcagtgtctctgtctgtcacatATCTCTGATGTTACTGCTTCATCCAAATAAACTGAGaacctcccaaaaaaaaaccccacccaaCATTTTATCTACATTACTTATCTGTGTGGTCTGACATGTTTAAGGTCACTTTAACAAAAGTACCAAATTGTAGTTTTGAATCTCTCTGATGATAATTTGACTCATTGTTTCAAATTGGAAGTTTTGGTTGTCCCTTCCCTTACTTGGTATAGAAGAGTGGAAAGAGCCTCACCTACAGTTGACTACCATCATTCTCAGTATGAAAATGATAGTTTTCTTTTTGAACATATGGTTTGAGCTCTATCTTTGTCCTTTGCAAAGCAAGAAATAATTTGATGCTTAGACATGAAGCTCTTGAGATGTACACAGTAATTTGAGTCACAGCTTTAAATGATTctggaaaatgtaaaattattgACAGTGAAAACTATCCTGCTGATTAAAAAGCTGCAATACAAACAGgtatttatttaaacttttataaataaagttactCATAATATGATGATATTTTGttgataaaacaaataaattactttttttctcagCAAAAACATCATGAATTCTCTTTGCAATCATATAAACAGTTATGGGACAGAACTTCTAGTGGTCACATTTCGTGGGGCTGTAGAGCCGTAGAATGATAAGTAATGCTGTGTAATTTTGTCTTTCcatgtaaacaacaacatgtcaaGTCATTAGTAAGTGAAATAAGTTCAACATCTTATCATCCATGTACAGAAGTTGGCATTGCAAAATACAATGACGAGACAAAATGACTAGATAAGATCATTCCATCTCCATCCTTATAAAGAGACAGGTAACTCACGACTGCTCGGCAAAGACGTCCACATCACCTCTAGATCTCACTGTGCTCACTTTGCTGTCTCTGACACAATCAAGCTGTGGAAAGGTGAGAAATCAAATGTAATCctcattttactttattataCAAAAAGTCTTTCAGATGATATGTGATGAGCTTTGACGCTGACTAACAAAAGGAATGAGTGATTCAGGATGTGGCGACTGTGATGAGTTTTTCAGGATGAAGTGTGTGATGATCTTTCTGGTGTTGACGCTGGTCGTCCTCATGGCTGAACCCGGGGAGAGTCGTTCTCGATTCGGACGGTTCGTAAGAGGGGTGTACCATGGTATCAAGGCGGGGATAAACGGTAACTAAATGTTCATACATACTGAGTTGACATTAACAGATAGACCTCAGATTTACACAAGCAGCAGGCTACTGTAGTCTGTGATCAACAAATCACACTTGACTGTACTAACtaaaaacatacaacttcaCTTAGTTCTGTGTTTAGCTTAAATCTTTTATTTAGTCCTGGTATCTCAGCTAACAAAAATAGAATTTActaatatttattcatgttatcATTATGTCGTCCCTTTAGAatacagaagaggaggaagagggtaAGTATAACTGAGTAATTTCTGTTGATTTTGaccaaacaaagaaaaccaaTCTAAAGACTGTGCAAAATGCCTCAAAATTATCAACATAGTAAGCAACAGTATGAACCAGGTCCACAGTTGACGTCTTCAAATACCTTATTTTGTCAAAACCTATTCGAATTCAGGAGGATATAACAGAGAATGAAGAAGCAGGTACACATTTCAGAGGCTGGAATCAGtgaatttctgtcattttagcTTGGTTTTCTTCTGTAAAAGTAATTAAATTCATAAAATATTTGTCAATTTACATTCTGCTGATTTCACAAACTGATTcctctgttttttccccctcttttctAACTTGGTATAGGGGTGGACGGAGAGGATGGGCAACATCCCAAGATGAAGTGGA
It contains:
- the LOC115574027 gene encoding dicentracin-like isoform X1 — protein: MMKCVMIFLVLTLVVLMAEPGESRSRFGRFVRGVYHGIKAGINEYRRGGRGGGRRGWATSQDEVEYDKSKLSYQD
- the LOC115574027 gene encoding dicentracin-like isoform X2, producing the protein MKCVMIFLVLTLVVLMAEPGESRSRFGRFVRGVYHGIKAGINEYRRGGRGGGRRGWATSQDEVEYDKSKLSYQD